The SAR324 cluster bacterium genome includes the window AATAGCATCAACGAAGCTAACCTTGTTATTTCAGTTTTATTCTTTTAATAGTGATTTACACCCTCTGGATGGGGAAATCTTAATGCAAATCCTGTCCCAATTTGGTGCATACCGGTTAAATTGACGATAGATCACAGGCTTTTTGTGGTCAGAACAAGTTTTATTCTTCAGGCTGTGGAATTCCATGGGAACCGAAATGAATCAAAGCACACAGACACAATATCCATCGGCGCAGATTGTGGCCAAATTGCTGGAAGAAATTCAGCGGAAAATTGGTATGGATGTTCATTCTACCAATCTGATTAAAATGGTGAGTCTGTTTATTCGTCCCAAAAGCGAACAAATCGGGCATGTCATCAAACTGGATATCACTCACTATTTCAAATCCCCTCATGTTCAGGCCCATTTTGCCCAACTGAGTCAGATCGGTGATGTGTTTGATGAATTGCTGAATGTGATTCCCAGCTTTTTGTTTCTGATTTCAGGACAGTTAGCCAGTAATCAAACCTTTCAGAAACATTCAGAATACATTCGTTTGCTGGGGGTGCGTTATCTGGTCGGTCAGGAAGCCACCCTGAATGTTCCGGCCAGGTTTTTTATCAGCACCCTGTCTCCTGAGGATTCAGCCGGAGATCTGCATGAGAAAGCCTTTACCGAAGATATGCATTCTACGTATTTCCCCTATCTGATTCGGGGCGATTTGTATAATTTTATCCAGACGTTTCAGTTTCTTCCAGGCAATAACAAACAGAATATTGTAGAAAATCATTATCTTGCGGAAGGGATTTTTGCCATATTCTTCAAATACTATTTTGATCTGCTGGCCAATTCCACGCATGGTGGCATGGCAGAAAACATCTATGAAATTTTTTCCAATTTTTTTACGGCTTTCATGTACAAAAAGCGGATCAGTATTCCGCCCAATGCCATGACACAGGATTTGCTGCACAATGAAAAAGCCCACCCCTATATTAAAAAATATCACTTCGACATGTTGCGGAACACGATGCCGCTGTTGATCACCCCCAAGGAACATCAGTCCCTGACCAATCATCAACTGGCGATTTTTCAGTCACGTCTGGATACGCTCCGGCAATTTCCTCCTGCCGCCTTCACTTTTTTATTGCTTACCCTGCATGATATTAAAGGCGGCAAGGCTGTGAAATATCTGGTGGATTTTTTATTGAAGGAGGAACCGAATCTGTTTGAACGATTCCAGTTGGAAATGCATGTACAGTCACTGATCAGACTTTATGGGAATCTGTTGGATTCGATGGATGAAAAGTTTGTAAAACGTTTGATTCAGTTGCTGGCAATTGAGAAAAAAACCAGATTCATTGAATTACGCAATGAACTGCTCCAACGCCAGAAGAACAATGTCCTGCTGAAACTGGTAGAAGACATCAGTCTGTCAATATTTGATTTCAGGCCACCGCCCAAAGTGATCAACGATTTACATCTCAGTGAAGAATCACGCAGGCTCAAGGACGCGCAAAACAAACTGGAAGCGCTTTCGAAAAATCCTGATCGTAAAAAGCTTACCCAGAAAGACATTGAAGCCCACATTGAGGAATGTTTGAACCGCTTGTATGAAACGGTTCGTAAACCCAATGCCATGACTTCCGCGGATATCACTGCCTATCTGAAACACGTCCGGGAAATGGCAATGGCTGCCGCGGCCGAATCCAGTGAGGCGATGGACACAGGGTTTGCGCAAAATTATGAGCAAAACTTTATCAAGTCTCACCCCACCGAAAATTTCCGGGAAATTTTTGGATTGCCACAACCAGAAGTCCCTGAGGGGCACATGACCTTTGAAGAAGTGGAAGTTGATCCCTCGTTGCAGAAACATCCACAGGCCTTTCGGCAATTCAAAAGCAAACAGGTGGAACGTCCGAATATTCAGGTTTATAAACGGGCCATACGCACGGTGGTAAGTTTTGAACTCAGCAATGCGAAAAATCAGAAAGTATCCATTCCGCTGATTCTGGAACGATTCCTGACGTTGCCCATCGGCTTAAAAGACAAACTGCGCTTTTTGCGGTTGCACATTTCAGATAAATACATACCAGATGATATTAAATCCGTTGTTTATGCAGAACAGCAACGGCAAGGACTCAAACCTGTCAATCCATTGCATGTTTTTGACAAGGATGGACAGGTTAAGCCCAATAGTGTTTACAGTTTGCTCAAGCTCATGAAAGAATGGGAAGGTTGCTTCATCGATAAAGTGATCATGGTGCCGATTGCCGGAATGAATCATTTTGTAACTCTGTTTGATTTTTTATCATTTCCTCTGGCACCGTTACCAGACAGTCCGTTGCCGGAAAAGTACCGGCACCTGTCACAGCATTTGAAATATATCAAGATGCTGATCCAGGAAGGTGTGGTCAAACAGGATCAGTTAGAAAAAATAAAACAGTACCTTCATTTTTTTCCAAAATTTGAGTACACTCAGACATTCCAGTTTGTACACCTCAATAAAATTGATCGAAAGGTACTTCAGGAAGTTTATGTGATGTGGAATAATCGTAAGTTGTATCCTCTACGAAAAGACGCTCAGACAGATCCCAACGGAATGGAAGACGATGTGCCATTGATGGATAAATAAATGAGCCGGGTTATGTTCAGGCTCATTCCCGGGGACGTAACCCCGGGCTACCGTGAACGGTCATTCCGATCCTGTGGGATTTTATTTTTTTGTAATTCATTATTGAAATAAATTCCTGCTGTAAATAATTTGGTGATGAAATCCTGTGGCCCTCCACGATGTCATCCCCTTGAAAACGGGGATCCAGGAGTGCGCCGATGGATTCCGTGTCAAGCACGGAATGACACCGTGCGATGGCTTGATTCGGTTGCCGTCACCAGAAAATTTACAGCAACAATAAATTCACAATTTATAGGAGTAAATATGACTACGACACCAAAAACGGAGCAGAAAGTTCTCTGCAAATCTCCGTCAGCAACGAAAGGAACACGGATTGAAAAATGGAAATATGAGGCTGTCAAAAAAGCGATTCTGCAGGTTGTACCCAAAGGTGGGGAAGGAATCTTGTTCAAAGATCTTGCGACACTGGTTGAGACTGGTTTGCCTGAGCGGATCAAAGCCAGCCTGGGGTCTGTGAGTTGGTACACCACCACCGTGAAACTGGACCTGGAAGCCAGAGGTGAAATTAAAAGAGTGCCTGACTCCAAACCCCAACGACTGGTGAAATAGATGATCCCGTCCTGTTCTCGTGATCCACGTTCCGGTCAAATCATGGTTGTGTCATTGCTGGTGCTGATGATGCTTTTGTCGGGTTGTAAAAAAAAGACACCGATCCAGATTGGTTTTGCGGGAACCATGACCGGAAATTTCGCGGATCTTGGCATTGCCGGACGAGATGGCGTAACCCATGCGATTGAACAGGCCAATGAACAAGGCGGCATTGAGGGCAGACCCCTGCAATTGATTACAAAGGATGATCAGAACCTGCCTGAAGTCGCGATTCAGGTGGATCGGGAATTGATGGAAAAACATGTGGTTGCCATTATCGGACATATGACCAGTACCATGTCTCTGGCGGTAATTCCTCTGATCAACGAAAAAAAGATGCTGATGATCAGTCCGACAACCAGCACCAACTCCCTTTCAGGACTGGATGATTATTTCATTCGCATGACGCCACCCAATAAGAGTGAAACGTTGCGAGTGGCCGAACATGCTATCCAGCGTTCGTTGAAGAAAGTATTCATTGTCTATGATTTATCCAATCTCAATTATTCAGGAGAGTGGGTTGCCAATTTTAAAAAAGCGTTCACCAGTCAGGGGGGGAACATTGAAGGTGAATTGACCTTCAATTCTTCCAAAAATCCTTCATGGAAGGAATTGACACAATCTTTTCCGCAGGTGAAATTTGACGCGTTGCTGATTGTGGCGGGTGCCATGGATACGGCAATGATTGCTCAACATTTATGGAAAACCGGAAAATCGATTCCCCTTCTGGGGTGCGGATGGGCGAAAACCCTGGAATTGATCCAAAACGGTGGAAAAAGTCTTGAAGGCGCAGTGTTTCCAAGAACCTATCAACCTGATTTTTCAAAAGACGCATACCGGAATTTTCATGAATCCTTTACCAATCGTTTTGGCAAAGAACCGAATTTTGCGGCTGTTTATGGTTATGAGGCCGCATCGATGCTATTTGCGGCATTGAGGCAGAATTCGGATGTCCGGGAACTGCGTCACACAATTCTTAAAGAAAATTTATACAATGGTTTGCAAGGTGATCTGCGCATGGATGCCTATGGAGATCCAAGCCGTTCTCTTAAACTGCTCGTCATTAAAAATGGTGAGTTTGTGCCACTGGATTGAAACGTGAAATGGATCTCAAGCCTTAAAAACATGCTCATCCTCCAGCTTATCCTGGTTATTCTTGTTCCTCTGTTGATCTCAAGTTCCATCATTCTGTTTCATTTCACCCGCACGCTTGAGGATGAAATCAACTCACAGCATCTCCTGCTTTCTCAAACACTGACTCATGAAATCCTGAATTTTCTCTATAGTCCCCAACGCACTTTGCAGGATGTTGTCACGGTGATGGAGCATGATCTGGTTTCAATTTCCAAAAGATCTGATTATCTGGAAAACATTCTGAAAAATCACACTTATTTTGAACGGCTTGAGGTGATTGATAGTCAGGGGACAATGCGTTATACGGCCCCGTTGAATCCTGATCTGACAGGGAACGATATGTCGTTGATGCCGTTTTTTGTTCAAGCCCTGAAAAATAACGGAATCTATTGGTCAGACACGTTTATGTCACCAAAGATACACTATCCTGTTGTGACTCTCAGTATTGCTCAGGGGCAATATGTCATTGTCGGCTATCTCAATTTATTCTACTTGCGCGGACTGGTTGAAAAAATTGTCAGCAATACGGGCAGTCAGGTGGTAATTGCCGATCAAAACGGGACCATTATTGCCCATCATGATGAAAAAATGATTATGGAACGTGTCAACATAAAACAGCTCAAATTGCCGGTTAATTCTGATTCGATACATGATCTGCAATTGTTTCAGGGAAATCTGATGGGCATTATTTCCACCGTGAAACCCATGAATTGGCGTATTGCGGTTTACCAGCATGAAAGTCATATTTTTGCTAAAGTTGAGCATGTCAATGAAATCATCTTGCTGATTGTCGGCACGACCCTGGTGGTTGCTCTTTGTGTGGCCCTGTTCAGTATGCATTCCGCCCTCCGCCCATTGCTGCATTTTACTGAAAGCACCAAAAAAGTGACGGAGGGGGTTTATGAACCGATCCGGGAAAATT containing:
- a CDS encoding ABC transporter substrate-binding protein translates to MIPSCSRDPRSGQIMVVSLLVLMMLLSGCKKKTPIQIGFAGTMTGNFADLGIAGRDGVTHAIEQANEQGGIEGRPLQLITKDDQNLPEVAIQVDRELMEKHVVAIIGHMTSTMSLAVIPLINEKKMLMISPTTSTNSLSGLDDYFIRMTPPNKSETLRVAEHAIQRSLKKVFIVYDLSNLNYSGEWVANFKKAFTSQGGNIEGELTFNSSKNPSWKELTQSFPQVKFDALLIVAGAMDTAMIAQHLWKTGKSIPLLGCGWAKTLELIQNGGKSLEGAVFPRTYQPDFSKDAYRNFHESFTNRFGKEPNFAAVYGYEAASMLFAALRQNSDVRELRHTILKENLYNGLQGDLRMDAYGDPSRSLKLLVIKNGEFVPLD